A DNA window from Tachysurus fulvidraco isolate hzauxx_2018 chromosome 4, HZAU_PFXX_2.0, whole genome shotgun sequence contains the following coding sequences:
- the calhm1 gene encoding calcium homeostasis modulator protein 1, which produces MDKFRMMFQFLQANQESFMNGICGIMALASAQLYSTFEFTCPCMPEYNYAYGVGILIVPPFWFFMLGYVLNNNISVLTEEWKRPIGQRQKETTVLRYMLCSMTQRALIAPSVWIAVTLMDGKSFLCAYSARIDLNYFLNSSYVPMSDKDLEKIMATIPCKNIFDANYVINREAASRYIRVMSQACGWAFLMLTTFVAFLIRAIRPCFTQAVFLKTKYWSHYIDTERRLFDDTCKEHAKSFAKVCIQQYFESISGEMVFHKLHEKAKAEKEKGNEEEKPVSEEEKLLGIREKDDMNKVLWNWHTCKPALRIHKYDKDENNENSNSPVQTNGYHRPKFMNESTAYYSKV; this is translated from the exons ATGGATAAGTTTCGGATGATGTTCCAGTTCTTACAAGCTAACCAGGAGTCTTTTATGAATGGTATATGTGGCATCATGGCCCTGGCTAGCGCACAGCTTTACTCCACGTTTGAGTTCACCTGTCCGTGTATGCCGGAGTATAATTACGCGTACGGGGTCGGCATTCTGATCGTTCCTCCGTTTTGGTTCTTCATGCTCGGCTACGTGCTGAATAATAACATCTCGGTGCTGACAGAGGAGTGGAAGAGACCCATAGGTCAGCGGCAGAAGGAAACCACTGTGCTGCGCTACATGCTGTGCTCCATGACCCAGCGCGCACTCATCGCTCCATCCGTATGGATAGCAGTTACCCTCATGGACGGAAAGAGCTTCTTATGCGCCTACAGCGCCAGGATCGACCTGAATTACTTCTTAAATAGTAGCTACGTGCCTATGTCCGATAAAGACCTGGAGAAAATAATGGCGACAATtccatgtaaaaatattttcgACGCAAATTATGTCATCAACAGGGAGGCAGCATCCAGGTATATTCGGGTTATGTCGCAG GCCTGTGGATGGGCATTTCTGATGTTGACAACTTTTGTGGCCTTTCTAATAAGAGCAATCAGACCTTGTTTCACTCAAGCTGTCTTCCTGAAAACCAAATACTGGTCCCATTACATTGATACAGAACGTAGGCTCTTCGATGACACCTGCAAAGAGCATGCCAAAAGTTTTGCCAAAGTCTGCATTCAACAATATTTTGAGAGCATCAGTGGTGAAATGGTATTTCACAAATTGCATGAGAAGGCAAAGGCTGAAAAAGAGAAAGGCAACGAAGAAGAAAAGCCCGTGAGTGAGGAAGAAAAGCTCTTAGGCATTCGTGAAAAGGACGACATGAATAAAGTTCTGTGGAACTGGCATACCTGTAAACCTGCACTTAGAATTCATAAATATGATAAAGATGAAAATAATGAGAACTCAAATAGCCCGGTACAAACTAATGGTTATCACAGGCCAAAGTTCATGAACGAATCTACAGCATATTATTCCAAGGTCTGA
- the LOC113636306 gene encoding glutathione S-transferase omega-1-like, which translates to MASTQKCAVKGSCAPGVVPKGKIRIYSMRFCPYAERTRLVLHAKGIEYETINIHLKEKPEWYLEKNPLGAVPALETPCGQVVYESAITCEYLDEIYPEKKLFPSDPFAKAQQKMLLEEYSKVIPLFYKIPMGKNKGEDVSAIEAELKEKLSKLNKVLVNKKTKFFGGDTVTMIDYLIWPWFERVDAWQLKNCLDATPELNNWILQMKEDPSVKALMFSIDTHKAFFTSFMNGNPNYDYGL; encoded by the exons ATGGCTTCGACCCAGAAATGTGCTGTAAAAG GAAGCTGTGCTCCTGGAGTTGTACCCAAAGGCAAGATCCGAATCTATAGTATGAGATTCTGTCCATATGCCGAGAGAACCAGACTGGTGCTTCATGCCAAGGGAATAGA GTATGAAACTATCAACATCCATTTGAAAGAGAAACCCGAATGGTACCTGGAGAAGAACCCTCTTGGCGCAGTGCCTGCATTGGAGACACCCTGTGGTCAGGTGGTCTATGAATCAGCGATTACATGTGAATACCTGGATGAGATATACCCTGAGAAAAAACTATTTCCCTCTGACCCCTTTGCAAAAGCTCAGCAGAAGATGTTGCTGGAGGAATACTCAAAG GTCATTCCTCTGTTCTATAAAATTCCCATGGGCAAAAATAAAGGTGAAGATGTGTCCGCAATAGAAGCAGAGTTGAAGGAAAAGCTCTCTAAACTGAACAAG GTTCTTGTTAACAAGAAAACCAAATTCTTTGGAGGTGATACAGTCACTATGATTGATTACCTGATCTGGCCATGGTTTGAGAGGGTGGATGCCTGGCAGCTCAAAAA CTGTCTGGATGCCACTCCAGAGCTGAACAACTGGATTTTGCAGATGAAGGAGGATCCATCCGTGAAGGCGCTCATGTTCAGCATAGATACCCACAAAGCCTTTTTTACCTCATTTATGAATGGGAATCCCAATTATGACTATGGCTTATAA
- the calhm3 gene encoding calcium homeostasis modulator protein 3 codes for MDRLKVVLQYFQSNSESISNGICVVLALVSVKLYTSFDFNCPCLPQYNKMYALGVMFVPPIILFFLGILVNRHTGVMMEEWARPTGKRTKNPAVVKYLFSAMMQRAMLAPMVWILVSLLDGKCFICAFSMSVDPKHFSGFPNDTGMDLIRIMAKVPCKEDSIFKDSTFRKAVSRYVRCYSQAIGWSILLCLIFLGAVARVMKPCFNHAVFLQTRYWSNYLDVEAKLFDETCVHHAREFAKKCVVHFFKDIGDDEVLRMPLSPNFSFNKSDKEAEGDELLHGVTRKDQVDHLLQTWFQCRPELDVTKMVYRPTKCITWEDPYGQILYSDV; via the exons ATGGATCGTTTAAAAGTTGTTTTGCAATATTTCCAGTCTAATTCCGAGTCCATTTCCAATGGTATATGCGTGGTGCTGGCGCTTGTGAGCGTAAAACTGTACACGAGCTTTGATTTTAACTGCCCTTGTCTGCCGCAGTACAATAAAATGTACGCACTCGGTGTGATGTTTGTTCCGCCGATTATTCTCTTCTTCCTCGGAATTTTGGTTAATCGACATACCGGAGTGATGATGGAGGAATGGGCCAGACCCACAGGCAAGAGGACCAAAAATCCAGCTGTTGTGAA GTATTTGTTTTCAGCTATGATGCAGAGAGCCATGTTAGCTCCCATGGTGTGGATCCTTGTATCTTTACTGGATGGGAAGTGTTTCATTTGTGCCTTCAGCATGAGTGTGGACCCGAAACACTTCAGTGGGTTCCCCAATGACACTGGCATGGATCTGATCAGGATAATGGCTAAGGTGCCCTGCAAGGAAGACAGCATCTTCAAAGACAGCACTTTCCGGAAAGCCGTCTCACGCTATGTGCGCTGTTACTCTCAA GCAATAGGTTGGTCCATCCTTCTTTGCCTCATTTTTCTGGGTGCAGTGGCTCGAGTGATGAAACCATGCTTCAATCATGCTGTCTTCCTTCAAACACGCTACTGGAGTAATTACTTGGACGTTGAAGCTAAGCTTTTTGATGAGACTTGTGTACATCATGCCAGAGAGTTTGCCAAAAAATGTGTAGTACATTTCTTCAAGGATATTGGGGATGATGAGGTTCTCAGAATGCCACTCTCCCCCAACTTCAGCTTTAATAAAAGTGACAAAGAGGCTGAGGGAGATGAGCTTCTCCATGGTGTGACTAGGAAAGATCAGGTGGATCACTTGCTCCAAACTTGGTTCCAGTGCAGACCTGAGCTGGATGTGACCAAGATGGTGTATAGGCCCACGAAATGTATTACTTGGGAAGATCCTTATGGACAAATACTTTACTCAGATGtgtga
- the LOC113636249 gene encoding inositol 1,4,5-trisphosphate receptor-interacting protein translates to MQGSIARVCMIVAAAILNHPLLFPKENTTSIDEEDYVLARMKEHEERLRAEQERFEQEISKADQESTNSSLDFYGWYFWSTLSLVIFFTIEVCRQDLNFGETHDHGEDEEGYTSSGSVNPKNLALDKDVLSHLCETSFKPFVHESSRVQEFVEGFADDLLEALRSICDREVDMELEDFIGVGSMFESWRVCKPVMCDLIVPFATPESYNFQFELWCDISTDFPLDLQGCGRIKLFKVSESCSDCLSGKNTDDEDMLCLLHNRGHSSKADDHDLEELLCSRNTAYLSKDQVMKWFQISVTRAWGRISHKYEFELTFRNLDFPGALKVRFKSGKVIVLNIIPAIQLEDSHAYFISHFPSDSSNITDIHWQLSFTVYERNLLKHMAKKLPVKSCHLRCLQLVSFLHQKQSGLRGRSGLTNYHLKTAFLHLLLSKSPSAWKPQNLDQRLQDLFVFIQKSLQEKRLAHIIIGNPCVPLEIGVPAIFQAAEPVNLFRSLVLQRQVYAKMVENFEEMLRLAPMLIQEYTPHFPNGGLNSTNVS, encoded by the coding sequence ATGCAGGGGTCTATAGCACGGGTTTGCATGATTGTGGCAGCTGCCATTCTCAACCATCCACTGCTATTCCCTAAGGAGAACACTACAAGCATAGATGAGGAAGATTATGTTTTGGCACGAATGAAGGAGCATGAAGAGAGGCTGCGAGCTGAACAAGAACGCTTTGAACAAGAGATCTCAAAGGCAGATCAAGAATCCACAAACTCTAGCCTTGATTTCTATGGTTGGTATTTCTGGAGCACACTTTCTCTTGTCATTTTCTTCACCATTGAGGTTTGTAGGCAGGATCTGAACTTTGGCGAAACACATGATCATGGTGAAGATGAAGAAGGGTATACCAGCAGTGGGTCTGTCAATCCTAAGAATCTGGCCTTGGATAAAGATGTCCTAAGCCACCTCTGTGAGACCAGCTTCAAGCCATTTGTCCATGAAAGTAGCAGAGTGCAGGAATTTGTTGAAGGCTTTGCAGATGACCTTTTGGAAGCTTTGAGGAGCATTTGTGACCGTGAGGTTGACATGGAGCTTGAGGACTTTATTGGAGTGGGCAGCATGTTTGAGTCTTGGAGAGTGTGTAAGCCTGTCATGTGTGATCTCATTGTGCCATTTGCAACTCCAGAATCTTATAATTTTCAGTTTGAGCTATGGTGTGATATATCTACTGATTTCCCACTGGACCTCCAAGGATGTGGGAGGATTAAGTTATTTAAGGTTAGTGAGAGTTGCTCAGACTGCCTCTCTGGAAAAAACACAGATGATGAGGATATGCTATGCCTACTTCACAACAGAGGCCACAGTAGCAAAGCTGATGACCATGATTTAGAAGAACTACTCTGCTCAAGAAACACTGCTTATCTGTCTAAAGATCAGGTTATGAAATGGTTCCAGATTTCAGTGACCAGAGCATGGGGGCGGATCTCTCACAAATATGAATTTGAGCTCACTTTTCGCAACCTGGATTTCCCTGGTGCCTTGAAGGTCAGGTTCAAGTCAGGAAAGGTTATTGTTCTAAACATTATACCTGCAATCCAGCTTGAAGACTCACATGCATACTTCATCTCTCATTTTCCTTCAGACAGTAGTAACATCACAGATATCCACTGGCAACTCTCATTCACTGTTTATGAAAGAAACCTACTCAAACACATGGCAAAGAAACTTCCAGTAAAATCTTGTCACCTTCGATGCCTACAGCTTGTTTCTTTCCTGCACCAAAAACAGTCAGGCCTAAGAGGCAGAAGTGGCCTAACAAATTACCATCTGAAGACTGCATTCTTGCATCTACTTTTGAGTAAATCTCCTTCAGCATGGAAACCACAGAATCTGGACCAGAGATTGCAggacttgtttgtttttatacagaAAAGCTTGCAGGAAAAGAGGCTAGCTCATATTATCATTGGGAACCCATGTGTTCCTCTTGAAATTGGAGTTCCAGCAATATTTCAGGCTGCAGAACCAGTAAACCTTTTCAGGTCTCTGGTGTTACAGAGGCAGGTATATGCCAAGATGGTTGAAAATTTTGAGGAGATGCTCAGACTTGCGCCAATGCTTATTCAAGAGTACACTCCACACTTCCCCAACGGTGGTCTTAATTCAACAAACGTGTCCTAG
- the si:dkey-51a16.9 gene encoding RING finger protein 122 codes for MSTDVTYPLPLNVYIIILGIGLFIFMLSLIFCCYLFSLRRQVTQEQFGYNEVVLKGSEKKLSLLGQTCAVCLEEFRSREELGVCPCSHAFHKKCLVKWLEIRSVCPMCNKPICRLHPDPPQGAEGQQNPLQV; via the exons ATGAGCACAGACGTAACATACCCCCTCCCCCTGAACGTCTATATCATCATCCTTGGCATTGGCCTCTTCATCTTTATGTTGAGTCTCATCTTCTGTTGCTATCTGTTCAG CCTGAGACGACAGGTCACACAGGAGCAGTTTGGATATAATGAG GTTGTTCTAAAGGGATCAGAGAAGAAGCTAAGCCTCCTTGGt CAGACCTGTGCTGTTTGTCTGGAGGAGTTTAGAAGCAGGGAGGAGCTTGGTGTTTGTCCCTGCTCACATGCTTTTCACAAGAA GTGTTTGGTAAAGTGGCTGGAAATCCGAAGTGTCTGTCCCATGTGTAATAAACCCATCTGCCGGCTCCATCCTGATCCTCCGCAGGGGGCAGAGGGCCAACAAAACCCCCTGCAGGTGTGA
- the atoh7 gene encoding transcription factor atoh7: MKPCTPTCVDMGSECDRDLEKFQTVVRKRVAANARERKRMQGLNTAFDQLRKVVPQWGQDKKLSKYETLQMALSYIMALNRILNDSSKNSASHRQWLDLQYDSLQSESYPCIVTYSSPTENECMYTSFSYHHEDFQVLT; this comes from the coding sequence ATGAAACCTTGTACACCAACCTGTGTGGATATGGGTTCTGAGTGTGATCGAGACCTAGAGAAGTTTCAGACTGTGGTACGGAAGAGGGTGGCAGCCAATGCCCGAGAAAGGAAAAGGATGCAGGGCTTGAATACAGCTTTTGACCAGCTGCGCAAAGTGGTTCCTCAGTGGGGTCAGGACAAGAAACTTTCCAAGTATGAAACCTTGCAGATGGCTCTGAGCTACATAATGGCCCTCAACCGCATCCTGAATGATTCTAGTAAAAACAGTGCCTCTCACAGGCAATGGCTGGATCTGCAGTATGACAGCCTGCAATCTGAGAGCTACCCCTGCATCGTGACATACAGCTCACCCACTGAGAACGAGTGCATGTACACATCCTTCTCCTACCATCATGAAGATTTCCAAGTCCTGACTTAG
- the LOC113636314 gene encoding calcium homeostasis modulator protein 2 — translation MAAFISENFKFASLFFKSKDVMIFNGLIALGTVASQTAYNIFAFECPCSAQRNYLYGLAAIGVPALAFFLIGIMLNRSTWDLISECRIRKCRKLSGAAAFALLGSIVGRAAVAPVTWSVISLLRGEAYVCALSEFVDPQSLENFPSTTKSSIIMAQFPCKDVPAELLHFWKNIERQLKYESQFLGWILVAVVSFAVFLMMCGKRCCSPLGYQQEAYWSTYRASEQTLFQRTAEAHAKLRAAENIRTFFGFVALEEQEKGLVTSCQGARQAISNMEWNQITGVYLYRENEGIPLYSRLNKWASFTIGNNTEAIEMDMLG, via the exons ATGGCTGCATTTATTTctgaaaattttaaatttgcttctcttttctttaagAGTAAGGATGTAATGATCTTCAATGGGCTGATAGCCTTGGGGACAGTGGCTAGTCAAACAGCATACAACATATTTGCCTTTGAATGCCCATGTTCTGCACAGAGAAATTATCTGTATGGGTTAGCAGCTATTGGTGTACCTGCCTTAGCTTTCTTTTTAATTGGAATAATGCTCAATCGTAGCACCTGGGACCTCATTTCAGAATGTCGCATCAGAAAATGCCGGAAGCTCTCTGGTGCTGCTGCCTTTGCTCTGCTGGGCTCAATAGTGGGCCGTGCAGCAGTGGCTCCAGTAACGTGGTCTGTAATCTCACTCCTCAGAGGAGAGGCCTATGTTTGTGCACTTAGTGAATTTGTGGACCCTCAGTCTTTGGAAAACTTTCCTTCCACTACAAAGAGCTCAATAATTATGGCCCAGTTTCCATGTAAGGATGTTCCTGCGGAGCTGTTGCACTTTTGGAAAAACATTGAACGCCAACTCAAGTATGAATCTCAG TTCTTGGGCTGGATCTTAGTGGCTGTTGTCTCTTTTGCTGTATTCCTGATGATGTGTGGAAAGCGCTGCTGCTCTCCCCTGGGCTACCAGCAGGAGGCGTACTGGTCCACCTATCGAGCCAGTGAGCAAACTCTATTCCAGCGTACTGCTGAGGCTCATGCCAAACTCCGTGCTGCAGAGAACATCAGGACCTTCTTTGGGTTTGTTGCCCTAGAGGAGCAAGAAAAGGGGCTTGTGACATCATGTCAGGGGGCCAGACAGGCAATTTCCAATATGGAGTGGAACCAGATAACAGGAGTTTACTTATACAGAGAGAATGAAGGGATTCCCCTGTACAGTCGTCTCAATAAATGGGCCAGTTTCACAATTGGGAACAACACCGAGGCCATTGAGATGGACATGTTAGGTTAA